The nucleotide sequence TGCCTGAGTCGGCTGTTCAAAGTTGCTATGTCTTACTTCATCACCACCAGTCGGAATGCCTGCGCTCAACGCCTCATCCTGAATCAACGGCGCGATGAAGGCTCGAATGCCCACTTCCCGATAACCTCGATCGACCGCAGCAATGGTTTCGATTTCTTTTCCTGGAATCAGCACCAAATGATCGACAACACTCGTTCCACCGGTCATGAGAGTTTCGATCGCGGTGCCCACTGCACTGAGATAAGCTTGCTCCGGGTCGAGCGGTGTAGTTTCGTAGAGTTCTGCGATCCAGAGTTCGAGCGGCACAGGCGGAATCAATCCACGCTGCCACATTTCCGAGGAGTGGGTATGAGCATTCACAAATCCAGGCAGTAAAAGCTGATTCGTGCCATCGATCGCAGTTCCAATCACCGCTAAGTTAGGCGCGATCGCAACAATGCGATCATCTTGGATTTGCACATCGACTGTTTTATACCCCTCACCCTCTGCAATCAAAACATTCTGAATCGTAAAACTCATAGATCGATGCCTACTCAATACATAGCAGCCTAAGCTATTAAACTCGATTTCGGAGTTGTTGAATCCACAATTTTGGGTGGTCGTCCGATCGCACCTTAAAGCTGCTCATCGATAACAAAAGCGGCACACCTCCCACTTTAGCGCTCATCAATAGATGCAGTGCTAAACAGACAAGCATCGTTGCCCAAGCAGTGAGATGTAAGGAATAAGCCAAATGATGCAGTTCACCTGTGGGCAACCAAGTTTCATCCATTAGTTTTCCGCTAATTGCAGCAAATACGATCGCAAGCAACATTACTGTATTTGTTAGCCGTTGTAGACTAATCCACCAAATTGGCTTTCCAATGTTCGACAATTGTGCGATCGAGTCTTTTTGAACTAATTTCTTTCGACCGCACCAAAGACTATAAATCACAAATAACGGTGCAAATAGAAAAAACGTCAGTCCGATCGTGCCGTGGTAGTCAATGATCGGATTGATTCTGGGTAAGGGAACCTTTCCAAAGCGTCCATCAAATGTGTCATACACCCAATACCCGCTGATCAATGCCGCAATCACCAACAGTGCATTGACTCCGTGCAGAAAGCGCAGCAGTGAAGGTTGATAAGGTTTAGTGCGTGACATAATTCTGTTCTTAGATTGTTCTCTTACTGATATAGCTTAAATTTTTTAAAAATTTGGAACTTATGTGTTGAATTTTTTACGATCGTAAAGTGAGTATTCGATAACATTTTGCCTCAACAGTGATCAAAAGATTACGTCTATGCGGTTCATCGGATAGATGCGATAGCGTGATGAGGTACTAAAAATTTTGAAGTGTGACTCTCCTCTCACGCTTTATTCTTTGTTTTTGGAGTTCTTCCAATGGCTACTGTGAAAATAGGGATCAATGGTTTCGGTCGGATTGGTCGCTTAGTATTTCGCGCTGCGCTCGACGATGCCAACATTGAAATCGTTGGCATCAATGATCTTGTTCCGCCCGATAATTTGGCGTATCTTCTCAAGTACGATTCGACGCATGGGGTATATCCGGGCACGATCGAGGCAAAACCCGATGGCATTGCGGTAAACGGCAAGTTTATTCCGTGTTTTGCGATGCGGAATCCAGAAGATTTACCCTGGGGCAATCTTGAAGCCGATTACGTGGTTGAATCGACCGGATTGTTTACCGATTTTGAAAGTGCTTCTAACCATGTGAAAGCCGGTGCAAAGCGGGTGATTATCTCCGCTCCGACGAAAGATCCAGAGCGTGTGAAAACGCTGCTGATGGGCGTGAATCACGATTCTTTCGATCCTGAAAAAGATACGATCGTCTCGAATGCAAGCTGCACTACCAATTGTTTAGCGCCAGTGGCGAAAGTGTTAAACGATCGCTTCGGCTTAGTCGAAGGGTTGATGACCACCGTTCATGCAATGACGGCAACTCAACCGACTGTGGATGGCCCAA is from Cyanobacteria bacterium FACHB-DQ100 and encodes:
- the gap gene encoding type I glyceraldehyde-3-phosphate dehydrogenase — its product is MATVKIGINGFGRIGRLVFRAALDDANIEIVGINDLVPPDNLAYLLKYDSTHGVYPGTIEAKPDGIAVNGKFIPCFAMRNPEDLPWGNLEADYVVESTGLFTDFESASNHVKAGAKRVIISAPTKDPERVKTLLMGVNHDSFDPEKDTIVSNASCTTNCLAPVAKVLNDRFGLVEGLMTTVHAMTATQPTVDGPSKKDWRGGRGAAQNIIPAATGAAKAVTLVLPELKGKLTGMAFRVPTPDVSVVDLTFKTEKPTSYKEICEAMKEASETTLKGVLGYTDEEVVSTDFQGDRRSSIFDAGAGIELNSNFFKVVSWYDNEWGYSNRVIDLMTTMAKKDGILN
- a CDS encoding cytochrome b/b6 domain-containing protein codes for the protein MSRTKPYQPSLLRFLHGVNALLVIAALISGYWVYDTFDGRFGKVPLPRINPIIDYHGTIGLTFFLFAPLFVIYSLWCGRKKLVQKDSIAQLSNIGKPIWWISLQRLTNTVMLLAIVFAAISGKLMDETWLPTGELHHLAYSLHLTAWATMLVCLALHLLMSAKVGGVPLLLSMSSFKVRSDDHPKLWIQQLRNRV